In a genomic window of Flavobacterium lipolyticum:
- a CDS encoding ankyrin repeat domain-containing protein has product MNIYQKDHTQTPEIFTLIKEHQNSEAIHYLKKNPEEIHLKGWMDDTPLHTAALSGNFEMVKYLIKKNANVNAERSGVYATPLCWAENYEIAKYLLDNGATMNDKELFVATSNDKVKIIDLLITNGAQIDQNEPQYLKCKSIESIMIYLNHKIDLNGCDNNNSNLLHKLAWLDLPTVFDFAYNNGCEWRKDNSQRTPYYLAKQGKCENILNHFRNHYIELISNKVENIVKEDYVYQRIFFIKQSSFKSDWFIALTKNSNLIRYLKQDDKLIVDQIVNIDTSTIRNFTFDESNHVIVPTGDNQLLILEQKTFNLTRSIKLPNDLVLDQITYLPSKGLYIGSSQNWEIVLLSKDFKIISRTKAEDGTLFPKINQNENLISFMSYDQETYFNLYNLKNDLSISFIHTFFKEWENTSSDFAFNDNEFIVSFPNDLEYYSFEDGEINKIWEIDISQYTSQHALSFLTFTNENIILVGKGKILLFIDKREQKILREVIVDLTSEIRSLYLDKEKKNLIVYTDSELKLIPINQIELKQEETSYITIISKANKEGFLARIWNKITSY; this is encoded by the coding sequence ATGAACATCTATCAAAAAGACCATACTCAAACGCCAGAAATTTTCACTCTTATCAAAGAACATCAAAATTCCGAAGCAATCCATTATTTAAAGAAAAACCCTGAAGAAATTCATTTAAAAGGCTGGATGGATGACACTCCTTTACACACTGCTGCATTAAGTGGTAATTTTGAAATGGTTAAATACCTGATTAAAAAAAATGCAAATGTAAATGCTGAAAGAAGTGGTGTATACGCAACTCCATTATGCTGGGCAGAAAATTACGAAATTGCAAAATATCTTCTCGATAATGGTGCAACGATGAATGATAAAGAACTTTTTGTCGCGACATCTAATGATAAAGTTAAAATAATTGATTTATTAATAACTAATGGAGCGCAAATTGATCAAAATGAACCTCAATATTTAAAATGTAAGTCAATTGAATCTATAATGATCTATTTAAATCATAAGATTGATCTAAATGGCTGCGATAACAACAACAGTAATTTACTCCATAAATTAGCTTGGCTTGATTTGCCAACTGTGTTTGATTTTGCATATAATAACGGATGTGAATGGAGAAAAGATAATAGTCAGAGAACGCCCTACTATTTGGCAAAACAAGGAAAATGCGAAAATATTTTAAATCATTTTAGAAACCATTATATTGAATTAATTTCTAATAAAGTAGAAAATATCGTAAAAGAGGATTATGTCTATCAAAGAATCTTTTTTATAAAACAAAGTTCGTTTAAATCAGATTGGTTTATTGCATTAACTAAAAACTCTAACCTTATACGATATCTAAAACAAGATGATAAATTAATCGTTGATCAAATTGTAAATATTGATACTTCAACAATAAGGAACTTTACTTTTGATGAAAGTAACCATGTTATTGTTCCAACAGGTGATAATCAATTACTCATTCTTGAACAAAAAACTTTTAATCTTACTCGTTCTATAAAATTACCAAATGATCTAGTTTTAGATCAAATCACATATCTTCCTTCAAAAGGTTTATATATTGGAAGTTCCCAAAATTGGGAAATAGTTTTACTATCAAAAGATTTCAAAATAATCAGCAGAACTAAAGCCGAAGATGGAACTCTTTTTCCAAAAATAAATCAGAATGAAAATTTAATTTCCTTTATGAGTTATGATCAAGAAACCTATTTTAATTTATATAATCTTAAAAATGATTTAAGCATTAGTTTTATCCATACCTTTTTTAAAGAATGGGAAAATACTTCTAGTGACTTTGCTTTTAATGACAATGAATTTATTGTATCATTTCCTAATGATTTAGAATATTATTCATTTGAAGATGGGGAAATCAATAAAATTTGGGAAATAGATATTTCACAATATACATCACAACATGCTTTAAGTTTTCTAACTTTTACAAATGAAAATATTATTCTTGTAGGCAAAGGAAAAATACTACTTTTTATCGATAAACGTGAACAAAAAATACTCCGAGAAGTTATAGTAGATTTAACAAGCGAAATAAGATCTCTATACCTTGACAAAGAAAAAAAGAATTTAATAGTTTATACCGATAGTGAATTAAAATTAATTCCAATAAATCAAATCGAATTAAAACAAGAAGAAACTAGCTATATTACAATTATTTCTAAAGCTAATAAAGAAGGTTTTTTGGCAAGAATTTGGAATAAAATTACATCATATTAA
- the thrC gene encoding threonine synthase, with amino-acid sequence MKYYSLNHNAPKVSFQEAVIQGLASDKGLYFPEKITPLDPSFFDEIENLSHEHIAFEAIKQFVGDEIPADKLKEIIADTLVFDFPVVKVEDGIYSLELFHGPTMAFKDVGARFMSRCLGYFNRDNKDAKNTVLVATSGDTGGAVASGFLGVDGVDVVILYPSGKVSDIQEKQLTTLGQNIKALEVDGVFDDCQDMVKKAFLDETLAHKNLTSANSINIARWLPQMFYFFFAYKALKSQNKPLVFSCPSGNFGNICAGIMAKRLGLPIEHFVASTNVNDTIPRFLESGKYDPKPSKATISNAMDVGNPSNFIRIQELYNNDLKAFEKDFSSYSYTDEETLIALKNIYNTNGYIAEPHGAVGYLGLKKELEKHPNTIGIFLETAHPIKFLDVVEPALGITIPIPEQIESVINEEKVSVKIKGYEELKMFLS; translated from the coding sequence ATGAAATACTACAGTTTAAACCATAACGCCCCAAAGGTTTCGTTTCAGGAAGCGGTAATACAAGGACTCGCCAGTGATAAAGGATTATATTTCCCTGAAAAAATCACTCCTTTAGACCCTTCGTTTTTTGATGAAATTGAAAATTTAAGCCACGAGCACATTGCTTTTGAAGCGATCAAACAATTCGTTGGCGATGAAATACCGGCAGACAAATTAAAAGAAATCATTGCGGATACTTTAGTTTTTGATTTTCCGGTAGTGAAAGTCGAAGACGGAATCTACTCCTTAGAATTATTCCACGGCCCTACGATGGCTTTCAAAGACGTTGGAGCACGTTTTATGTCACGCTGTCTGGGGTACTTCAACAGAGACAATAAAGACGCTAAAAACACTGTTCTTGTGGCCACTTCCGGAGATACAGGCGGAGCGGTTGCCAGTGGTTTTTTAGGCGTTGACGGTGTCGATGTGGTGATTTTATATCCGTCAGGAAAGGTGAGCGACATTCAGGAAAAACAATTGACTACTTTAGGACAAAACATAAAAGCCCTTGAAGTTGATGGTGTTTTTGACGATTGTCAGGATATGGTTAAAAAAGCCTTTTTAGATGAAACTTTAGCGCATAAAAACCTGACTTCGGCCAATTCGATTAATATTGCGCGCTGGTTGCCACAAATGTTCTATTTTTTCTTTGCTTATAAAGCTTTGAAGAGCCAAAACAAACCACTGGTTTTCTCTTGCCCAAGTGGAAACTTCGGGAATATCTGTGCCGGAATTATGGCAAAGAGATTAGGATTGCCTATCGAACATTTTGTAGCATCCACCAACGTAAACGACACGATACCAAGATTCTTAGAAAGCGGTAAATACGACCCAAAACCTTCTAAAGCGACAATCTCCAACGCTATGGACGTTGGTAACCCAAGCAACTTTATTAGAATTCAGGAATTGTACAACAACGACTTAAAAGCTTTCGAAAAAGACTTCTCATCTTATAGCTATACTGACGAAGAAACCCTTATTGCTCTAAAAAATATTTATAACACAAACGGTTATATTGCAGAACCACATGGTGCTGTTGGTTATCTAGGTTTAAAAAAAGAACTGGAAAAACACCCTAACACCATTGGTATTTTCTTAGAAACCGCTCATCCTATTAAATTCTTAGATGTGGTTGAACCGGCGCTAGGAATTACGATTCCGATTCCGGAACAGATTGAGAGTGTTATAAATGAGGAGAAAGTTAGTGTGAAGATTAAGGGTTATGAGGAGTTGAAGATGTTTTTGAGCTAA
- a CDS encoding homoserine kinase — translation MTQIKLFCPATIANLSCGFDVLGLCLDNAGDEMIVRKVAQKGIRITKIEGADLPLETEKNVSGVAALAMLETLDVDCGFEIEIYKHIKAGSGIGSSAASSAGAVFGINELLGRPYSRKDLVQFAMQGEKLASGNAHADNVAPALLGGFTLVRSYSPLDIIRIDSPEELFATVVHPQIELKTSDARSVLKQNVSLKSAIMQWGNVGGLVAGLYTKDYDLIGRSLHDEIVEPLRSVLIPGFDQIKQTALENGALGSGISGSGPSIFALSRGEETANQIAKAMSDVYEKMNLPYEIHVSKINPDGVRVL, via the coding sequence ATGACACAAATAAAACTATTTTGCCCGGCCACAATCGCTAATCTCTCCTGTGGATTTGACGTATTGGGACTTTGCCTGGATAATGCGGGCGACGAAATGATTGTTCGAAAAGTAGCTCAAAAAGGAATTCGAATTACCAAAATTGAGGGAGCCGATTTGCCTTTAGAGACCGAGAAAAACGTTTCGGGGGTCGCAGCTTTGGCCATGTTGGAGACACTTGACGTAGATTGCGGATTTGAAATTGAAATTTACAAACATATCAAAGCCGGAAGCGGAATCGGAAGCAGTGCTGCGAGTTCTGCGGGAGCGGTTTTTGGAATCAATGAGCTTCTGGGGCGCCCTTATTCCCGCAAGGATTTGGTGCAATTTGCCATGCAGGGTGAAAAATTAGCCAGCGGAAACGCTCATGCCGATAACGTTGCTCCTGCCCTTTTAGGCGGTTTTACTTTGGTAAGAAGTTATAGTCCCTTAGACATTATCCGAATTGACAGCCCTGAAGAATTGTTCGCAACTGTCGTTCATCCTCAAATTGAATTGAAAACTTCGGATGCACGTTCGGTACTAAAACAAAACGTTTCGCTAAAAAGTGCCATCATGCAATGGGGAAATGTAGGCGGATTGGTCGCAGGATTATACACCAAAGATTACGACTTAATCGGACGTTCGCTTCACGACGAAATTGTGGAGCCTTTACGAAGTGTTTTGATCCCGGGATTCGACCAAATCAAACAAACAGCACTTGAAAACGGTGCATTGGGTTCAGGAATTTCAGGTTCCGGTCCTTCTATCTTCGCTTTAAGCCGTGGAGAAGAAACTGCAAACCAAATCGCCAAAGCCATGAGCGACGTTTACGAAAAAATGAATTTACCGTATGAAATTCACGTTTCGAAAATTAATCCGGATGGTGTCCGCGTCCTTTAA
- the thrA gene encoding bifunctional aspartate kinase/homoserine dehydrogenase I, with the protein MKVLKFGGTSVANAQNIKLVLEIINQKSKQSQLVVVVSALSKVTDLLQLAAAKAAANDESFREIVGEIEKKHLDTLKVLIPVSEQSSLLSHVKRIINHLETLLDGCFLLGELSPRTADTILSFGELLSSYIIAQAYQQIDKNAVYKDSRELIKTDNNFGKAVVNFEVSNQLIRTYFAENKSKINILPGFISQTLDGIATTLGRGGSDYTAAIVAGALEAEQLEIWTDVNGMFTANPKIVKQAHPIATISYQEAMELSHFGAKVLYPPTIQPVLRKNIPILIKNTFEPEAEGTLISDQVLSKDTVVKGISHIDNISMVTLEGPGMIGVSGSSKRLFEVLSQEKINVIFITQASSEHSICIGILNSDADNAEAAINRAFEVEISQNKVDPCIVEKDLCIIALVGENMKNHQGLSGRMFSTLGKNNVNIRAIAQGASERNISTVINERDVKKALNTLHENFFEENTKQLNLFVMGVGNVGEKFIEQIHNQRKFLKDNLKINVRVIALSNSRKMFFEEDGISLKDWQSALDQGEKANKEAFIARAKELNLRNSIFVDITASASVSETYENFLKQSIAVVTCNKIACSSAYDNYKKLKNLSLQYNAPFLFETNVGAGLPIIDTVKNLIASGDKVHKIQAVLSGSLNFIFNNFDKDNSFHDVVKEAGVQGFTEPDPKIDLSGIDVARKILILIRESGYEMDIDAITNESFLPAECLATTNNEDFFASLTQHAPHFSKIYDEAVSKDSRLKYVAQFENGKASVGLQFIPKEHPFYNLEGKDNIVLFYTDRYVDQPLLIKGAGAGAAVTASGIFADVIRIGNI; encoded by the coding sequence ATGAAAGTATTAAAATTTGGCGGAACTTCGGTTGCCAATGCACAAAATATAAAATTAGTTCTCGAAATCATAAATCAAAAATCGAAGCAGAGCCAATTGGTTGTTGTGGTATCAGCCTTAAGCAAAGTCACTGATTTACTGCAATTGGCAGCAGCAAAAGCAGCAGCAAATGACGAAAGCTTCAGAGAAATTGTGGGCGAAATTGAGAAAAAACACCTTGACACTTTAAAAGTACTTATCCCGGTCAGCGAACAAAGCAGTTTGTTGAGCCATGTAAAAAGAATCATCAATCATTTAGAAACTTTGTTAGACGGTTGTTTCTTACTGGGTGAGTTATCTCCCAGAACTGCCGACACTATTTTAAGTTTTGGAGAATTACTTTCGTCTTACATCATTGCGCAGGCGTATCAGCAAATTGATAAAAATGCGGTTTACAAAGACAGCCGCGAACTGATTAAAACCGACAATAACTTTGGAAAAGCGGTTGTAAATTTTGAAGTTTCCAACCAATTGATCAGAACGTATTTTGCCGAAAATAAATCTAAAATTAATATTCTTCCGGGATTTATTTCTCAAACTCTTGACGGAATCGCCACTACCTTGGGCCGTGGAGGTTCTGATTATACCGCTGCTATTGTTGCCGGAGCACTTGAAGCGGAACAATTAGAAATCTGGACTGACGTGAACGGAATGTTTACGGCCAATCCAAAAATCGTTAAACAGGCCCACCCTATTGCAACAATCTCTTATCAGGAAGCTATGGAATTATCACATTTTGGTGCCAAAGTGCTGTATCCGCCAACGATTCAGCCCGTTTTAAGAAAAAACATTCCAATTTTAATCAAAAATACTTTTGAACCGGAAGCTGAAGGAACCTTAATTTCAGATCAGGTTTTATCAAAAGATACGGTTGTAAAAGGAATCAGTCATATCGATAATATTTCAATGGTAACACTTGAAGGTCCTGGAATGATTGGAGTTTCAGGTTCGTCAAAACGTTTGTTTGAAGTACTGTCCCAGGAAAAAATCAACGTTATTTTTATCACTCAGGCTTCTTCTGAGCATTCCATTTGTATTGGAATCCTGAATTCGGATGCAGATAATGCCGAGGCTGCCATCAACAGAGCCTTTGAAGTCGAAATTTCGCAAAATAAAGTTGATCCCTGTATCGTCGAAAAAGACCTGTGCATTATCGCTTTGGTGGGCGAAAACATGAAGAATCATCAAGGTTTAAGCGGTAGAATGTTTAGCACTTTAGGAAAAAACAATGTCAACATCCGTGCTATTGCACAAGGAGCCTCTGAGCGTAATATCTCAACTGTAATTAACGAAAGGGATGTTAAGAAAGCATTGAATACGCTGCACGAAAATTTCTTTGAAGAAAACACCAAACAGCTCAATTTGTTTGTGATGGGTGTTGGAAATGTGGGTGAAAAATTCATCGAACAAATTCACAATCAAAGAAAGTTTTTAAAAGATAATTTGAAGATTAACGTTCGTGTGATCGCGTTGTCAAATTCCAGAAAAATGTTTTTTGAAGAGGACGGAATTTCGTTAAAAGACTGGCAATCGGCTTTAGATCAAGGTGAAAAGGCTAATAAAGAAGCTTTCATCGCCCGTGCAAAGGAACTAAACTTGCGTAACAGCATCTTTGTTGATATTACTGCAAGTGCAAGCGTGTCTGAAACCTACGAAAATTTCTTAAAACAAAGTATTGCGGTGGTTACCTGCAACAAAATTGCCTGTTCATCTGCCTATGATAATTATAAAAAATTAAAGAATTTATCCCTTCAGTACAATGCTCCATTTTTATTTGAAACCAATGTTGGAGCTGGATTGCCTATTATTGATACCGTGAAAAACTTAATCGCTTCGGGTGATAAAGTACATAAAATTCAGGCGGTTTTATCCGGAAGTCTGAACTTCATTTTCAACAATTTCGATAAAGACAATTCTTTTCACGATGTGGTAAAAGAAGCCGGAGTACAAGGTTTCACAGAGCCAGATCCGAAAATTGACTTAAGCGGAATCGACGTAGCGCGTAAAATCCTGATCCTGATTCGCGAAAGCGGTTACGAAATGGATATTGACGCCATCACCAACGAATCGTTCCTGCCAGCGGAATGTCTTGCCACAACTAACAACGAAGATTTCTTTGCTTCTTTAACACAACATGCTCCTCATTTTTCAAAAATCTACGACGAAGCAGTAAGCAAAGATTCCAGATTGAAATATGTAGCACAATTCGAAAACGGAAAAGCAAGTGTTGGTCTGCAATTCATTCCAAAAGAGCATCCTTTTTACAATCTGGAAGGAAAAGACAATATTGTACTTTTCTACACCGATCGCTACGTAGATCAGCCTTTGCTAATCAAAGGTGCAGGTGCAGGTGCAGCCGTTACCGCATCGGGAATTTTTGCGGATGTGATTCGAATTGGAAATATATAA
- the hutH gene encoding histidine ammonia-lyase, with amino-acid sequence MKEIHYISTETLSLEALQEIIVNQKTLELSEEAKVNVQKCRDYLDKKMASHSEPIYGINTGFGSLCNVKISNENLSKLQENLVKSHACGTGEEVPAEIVKLMLLLKIQSLSYGHSGVQLQTLERLVDFYNNDILPVIYTQGSLGASGDLAPLAHLSLPLLGEGEVLFEGKKTTAAEVLKHFNWEPIVLQSKEGLALLNGTQFMSAYGAHILLKAYKYSYLADLIGAISLEGFDGRIEPFNELIHFIRPHKGQIVTAQRLTEFLEGSEIIAQEKKHVQDPYSFRCMPQVHGASKDAIDYVRKVFKTEINSVTDNPNIFIEADQIISGGNFHGQPLALALDFIAIALAELGSISERRTYQLISGLRNLPAFLVDNPGLNSGFMIPQYTAASIASQNKQLATPSSIDSIVSSNGQEDHVSMGANGATKALRVMDNLERILAIELMNASQAIAYREPLKSSDFIETFLSSYREVVPLVKEDRILHYDIEKTVEFLDSFQIENDLLTMA; translated from the coding sequence ATGAAAGAAATTCATTATATAAGCACAGAAACCCTAAGTTTAGAAGCTTTACAGGAAATTATTGTCAATCAAAAAACACTTGAATTATCAGAAGAAGCAAAGGTAAACGTTCAAAAATGTCGTGATTATCTCGATAAAAAAATGGCTTCACATTCTGAACCTATTTACGGAATCAATACAGGTTTTGGCTCGCTTTGTAATGTGAAAATTTCGAATGAAAATTTATCGAAACTTCAGGAGAATCTTGTAAAATCGCATGCTTGCGGAACAGGAGAAGAGGTTCCGGCCGAAATTGTAAAATTGATGCTGTTGCTTAAGATCCAATCGTTGAGCTACGGACATTCAGGAGTTCAATTGCAGACTTTAGAGCGTTTGGTGGATTTTTACAATAATGATATTCTTCCGGTGATTTATACTCAGGGATCCTTAGGGGCTTCGGGAGATTTGGCACCTTTGGCACATTTATCATTACCTTTATTAGGTGAGGGTGAGGTTCTTTTTGAAGGTAAAAAAACAACTGCAGCCGAAGTTTTAAAACATTTTAACTGGGAACCAATTGTTTTACAGTCTAAAGAAGGTTTGGCTTTATTAAATGGAACTCAGTTCATGAGTGCGTACGGAGCACATATTTTATTAAAAGCATATAAATATTCTTATTTGGCAGATTTGATCGGAGCAATTTCATTAGAAGGTTTTGATGGAAGAATTGAGCCTTTTAACGAATTGATCCATTTTATACGTCCTCACAAAGGACAGATTGTAACGGCACAGCGCCTTACTGAATTTTTGGAAGGAAGCGAAATTATTGCTCAGGAGAAAAAACACGTACAGGATCCGTATTCTTTCCGTTGCATGCCTCAGGTTCACGGTGCTTCAAAAGACGCCATTGATTACGTTAGAAAAGTATTCAAAACCGAAATCAACTCTGTTACAGACAATCCTAATATCTTCATTGAAGCAGATCAGATTATCTCAGGAGGAAATTTCCACGGACAGCCTTTAGCTTTGGCTTTGGATTTTATAGCAATCGCTTTGGCAGAACTAGGCAGTATTTCTGAAAGAAGAACGTATCAGTTAATTTCAGGATTGCGTAATCTTCCGGCATTTTTGGTAGATAATCCGGGATTGAATTCAGGATTTATGATTCCGCAATACACAGCGGCAAGTATCGCAAGTCAGAACAAACAATTGGCTACACCTTCGAGTATAGATAGTATTGTTTCAAGTAACGGACAGGAAGATCACGTAAGTATGGGAGCAAACGGAGCCACAAAAGCATTACGTGTTATGGACAACTTAGAGCGTATTTTAGCTATCGAATTGATGAACGCTTCACAGGCGATTGCTTACAGAGAACCTTTGAAATCAAGTGATTTTATTGAAACATTCTTAAGCAGTTACAGAGAAGTGGTGCCTTTGGTTAAAGAAGACAGAATCCTGCATTATGATATTGAAAAAACAGTTGAATTCCTTGACAGTTTTCAAATTGAAAACGATTTGTTAACAATGGCTTAA
- a CDS encoding DUF47 domain-containing protein, producing MSINSIFQFLVPKDKKFFPLFEEASSNLIELASNLHEAVNLPLKEREVLFQKIDELEQKGEDITRQTNLELSRNFITPFDREDIHTLITSIDNVADYLHGAASRMKLYQVDKITKSIRKMTEINLEACQNIDSAVKELSNLKNMNIIKEACARINKLENKSDNVYNKAVFEIFENETDAKNIIKYKEVLSVLESATDKCKSVANILESISVKHS from the coding sequence ATGTCAATAAACAGTATTTTCCAATTTTTAGTGCCGAAAGACAAGAAATTCTTTCCACTTTTTGAAGAGGCTTCAAGCAATCTAATTGAGTTAGCTTCTAATTTACACGAAGCTGTAAACCTTCCATTGAAAGAAAGAGAAGTTCTTTTTCAAAAAATTGATGAGTTAGAGCAAAAAGGAGAAGACATTACACGTCAAACCAATCTTGAATTGAGTAGAAATTTTATTACTCCATTTGACAGAGAGGATATTCATACATTGATTACTTCAATTGATAACGTTGCCGATTACCTTCATGGTGCGGCAAGTAGAATGAAATTATATCAGGTAGATAAGATTACAAAGTCAATCAGAAAGATGACCGAAATTAACCTTGAAGCTTGTCAGAACATCGACAGTGCTGTAAAAGAGTTAAGTAACTTAAAAAACATGAACATTATCAAAGAAGCTTGTGCCAGAATTAATAAATTGGAGAACAAGTCGGATAACGTTTATAACAAAGCAGTTTTTGAAATTTTTGAAAACGAAACAGACGCAAAAAATATCATTAAGTATAAAGAAGTGTTATCTGTTTTAGAATCAGCAACAGACAAATGTAAGAGTGTTGCGAACATACTGGAATCTATTTCTGTAAAACATTCTTAA